Genomic window (Candidatus Angelobacter sp.):
CACCAAGGCGCTCGCGCGGGCGTTTGTCAAACAGCGTTCCGGCCGGATCATTAACGTGGCGTCGATCGTCGGTCTGATCGGAAACGCGGGCCAGTGCAACTACGCGTCCAGCAAGGCCGCGCTCATCGGCTTCACCAAGTCTGTCGCTCGCGAACTGGCTTCACGCGGCATCACCGTGAACGCATTGGCGCCTGGATTCATCGAAACCGACATGACGGCCGCCATCAACGAGGAAGCCCGCAAACAACTGACGCAAAAAATTCCGCTCAATTATCTGGGCGCACCGGAGGACATCGCGCACGCGGCGCTGTTTCTCGCCAGTCCGGCGGCGCGCTATGTCACCGGACAAGTGCTCGCCGTGGACGGCGGAATGGCCATGTGAATTGACTGGACGGCGGCAAATGACGCCGATAGACAAGACGAAATCGAATGAAAAGCCGTTACTTTTCCCGCGGGACACACTGCCGTAAGCGCGGAAGTTTTTTTGCGATTCAGGACTTGACGCGTTTCGGGGCGTCGCTTAGACACACATCATCATTACAAACTGGAGAAACCCATGGCTGCTGAAAAAACAATCGAACAAAGAGTGAAGGGAATCATCACCGAGCAACTCGGTGTGAACCCCGACCAGGTGACACCCGACGCGAAGTTTATCGAGGACTTGGGGGCGGATTCGCTCGACACGGTTGAACTGGTCATGGCCCTGGAGGAGGAGTTCGGCCAGGAAATCCCCGATGAAGAAGCGGAAAAACTGCAAAGTGTGGGCGATGTGATCAAATACATCGAAGAGAAGCAAAAGTAATCTTGAAGACGGTTTTTCCGGGGCAGCGGCGGCTGGTTTCAGCGCAAGCTGCCCCGTTTGTTTCATGAGCGGGAATCGGACAGAGCGGCGGGTCGTGGTGACCGGACTGGGCGTGGTTTCCTCGCTCGGCAATGACATTGACACGTTTTGGAACAGCCTCATCGCCGGCCACTGCGGCATCAACAGGATCACGGCTTTCGACGTGTCCAATTACGATTGTCAGATTGCCGCCGAGGTAAAAAACTTCGACCCGACTCCCGCCTTTCCCTCCTCCAAGGAAATCCGGCGGACCGATCGCTTTGCGCAATTTGGCGTTTATGCGGGCTGGCAGGCGCTGAAGGATTCGGGTCTGGACCTGGACCGGTCGAACCGGGATGAAATCGGCGTGTTTATCGGTTCCGGCATCGGCGGCCTGGACACCGTCGAGACCCAGCACAAGGTTTTGTTGAGCAAGGGGCCGGGTCGCCTGTCGCCGTTTCTGATACCGATGCTCATCCTGAACATGGCTTCCGGGATTTTTTCCATGTTCTACCGGCTGCGTGGTCCGAACGTTGCCACCTGTTCGGCGTGCGCCACCGCCACGCACGCCATTGGCGAGGCCTGGCATACCATCAAGATGGGCAACGCCCGCGTCATGTTTGCCGGCGGCACCGAGGCGACCATCGTTCCCATGGGGATTGGCGGCTTCTGCGCCATGAAAGCCATGAGCACCCGCAACGATGATCCGCAGCGTTCTTCGCGCCCGTTCGATCTCGAGCGCGACGGATTTGTGATGGGCGAAGGCGCGGGTGTGATCGTGATGGAGGAACTCGAACACGCCCGGGCGCGCGGCGCAAAAATATATTGT
Coding sequences:
- the fabG gene encoding 3-oxoacyl-[acyl-carrier-protein] reductase; this encodes MSQLANQVAVVTGAGRGIGRAIALKFAAEGADIACVSRTAENSAKVADEVRALGRKAWAHAVDVADAKAVTKAGEKILAEAGRVDILVNNAGVTRDGLLMRMSEEDWDTVLDTNLKGAFLFTKALARAFVKQRSGRIINVASIVGLIGNAGQCNYASSKAALIGFTKSVARELASRGITVNALAPGFIETDMTAAINEEARKQLTQKIPLNYLGAPEDIAHAALFLASPAARYVTGQVLAVDGGMAM
- the acpP gene encoding acyl carrier protein, coding for MAAEKTIEQRVKGIITEQLGVNPDQVTPDAKFIEDLGADSLDTVELVMALEEEFGQEIPDEEAEKLQSVGDVIKYIEEKQK
- the fabF gene encoding beta-ketoacyl-ACP synthase II: MSGNRTERRVVVTGLGVVSSLGNDIDTFWNSLIAGHCGINRITAFDVSNYDCQIAAEVKNFDPTPAFPSSKEIRRTDRFAQFGVYAGWQALKDSGLDLDRSNRDEIGVFIGSGIGGLDTVETQHKVLLSKGPGRLSPFLIPMLILNMASGIFSMFYRLRGPNVATCSACATATHAIGEAWHTIKMGNARVMFAGGTEATIVPMGIGGFCAMKAMSTRNDDPQRSSRPFDLERDGFVMGEGAGVIVMEELEHARARGAKIYCEIVGYGNTADANHMTAPAPEGEGASRCMKMALRSAGLRADEISYINAHGTSTPQGDLCETQAIKNVFGDHAKTLAVSSTKGATGHMLGAAGAVEMAICAKAVQTNIVPPTINYQHPDPECDLDYVPNKAREMAVNAVLNNSFGFGGHNAAIAAKKFSG